A single window of Streptomyces griseoviridis DNA harbors:
- a CDS encoding MarP family serine protease produces the protein MDLLDVLLLLVVVVYAASGYRRGLVAGCVSLAGFVGGAVVGVWVLPWVMDLVTAGTRAATVTAVLTVLVPAVVGHELAGRLALRLRRELDRGPLRVADGLGGAAANSVAVLIVAWVAASVLGASSSSLVTSAIRDSRVLGAVQDVMPDTTPVWFSRATSALSEAGFPQVFNPFENESTAEVAKPSGDSVTAGATEAARRSTVKVEGVSGDQGREGSGFVYARERVMTNAHVVAGIDAPTVRVGGVGRSYPARVVLFDPQKDVAVLFVPGLDAPVLQFDDDAGRGDAAVVAGYPQDGGLDLQAATVAQRVRATGQNIYNDAMVTREIYSIRSTVRPGNSGGPLLTTDGRVFGVVFARSTSNAETGYVLTAAEVAQDARRAASATAAVDTGPLITS, from the coding sequence GTGGATCTGCTCGACGTCCTGTTGTTGCTGGTGGTGGTGGTCTACGCGGCGTCCGGCTACCGGCGCGGCCTGGTGGCCGGGTGTGTGTCGCTGGCCGGTTTCGTCGGCGGCGCGGTCGTCGGTGTCTGGGTGCTGCCGTGGGTGATGGACCTGGTGACGGCCGGCACCCGGGCGGCGACGGTGACCGCGGTGCTCACCGTGCTGGTGCCGGCCGTCGTGGGGCACGAGCTGGCGGGGCGGCTGGCGCTGCGGCTGCGCCGGGAGCTGGACCGGGGGCCGCTGCGGGTGGCGGACGGCCTCGGCGGCGCGGCGGCGAACTCGGTGGCGGTGCTGATCGTGGCGTGGGTCGCGGCGAGCGTCCTCGGGGCGTCCTCGTCGTCGCTGGTGACGTCGGCGATCCGGGACTCGCGGGTGCTGGGCGCGGTGCAGGACGTCATGCCGGACACCACGCCCGTCTGGTTCTCGCGGGCCACCTCGGCGCTGAGCGAGGCGGGGTTCCCGCAGGTCTTCAACCCCTTCGAGAACGAGTCGACGGCGGAGGTGGCGAAGCCCTCGGGCGACAGCGTCACGGCCGGGGCGACGGAGGCGGCCAGGCGCAGCACGGTGAAGGTCGAGGGGGTCTCGGGCGACCAGGGGCGCGAGGGCAGCGGGTTCGTGTACGCGCGGGAGCGGGTGATGACCAACGCGCACGTGGTGGCCGGGATCGACGCGCCGACCGTGCGGGTCGGCGGGGTGGGGCGGTCCTATCCGGCGCGGGTGGTGCTGTTCGATCCGCAGAAGGACGTGGCGGTGCTCTTCGTGCCGGGTCTCGACGCGCCGGTGCTGCAGTTCGACGACGACGCGGGGCGCGGCGACGCGGCGGTGGTGGCCGGCTATCCGCAGGACGGCGGTCTGGACCTCCAGGCGGCGACGGTCGCCCAGCGGGTGCGGGCGACCGGGCAGAACATCTACAACGACGCCATGGTGACCCGGGAGATCTACTCGATCCGCTCCACGGTGCGGCCGGGCAACTCGGGCGGGCCGCTGCTGACCACGGACGGCCGGGTGTTCGGCGTGGTCTTCGCGCGCTCCACGTCGAACGCCGAGACGGGCTATGTGCTGACGGCGGCCGAGGTGGCGCAGGACGCGAGGCGGGCGGCGTCCGCGACGGCGGCGGTGGACACCGGGCCGCTGATCACGTCCTGA